The Pedosphaera parvula Ellin514 genomic interval ATGACCAGACAGAAGGAACTGGACAGCATCAAGAACATCGAGGACAAATTTGGCTCTGCGTCCAGGTCCAAATAATCCATGATGGTCCGGCCCTCATCGACCGGCCGCACGTCCTATTTGCCCAGCACTTCCCGATAAATCTCCACATGTCGGCGGGCAATGATTGAAGGATGATATTTCTCGCGGGCGATTCGCTTTGCATTGACTGCCAGACTTTTGGCCAGGCCGGCATCAGTGAGCATCTTGGCAACGCCCTGCTCCATGCTGGAGACATCTGTCGGATCCATGAAGAGCCCATTACCCCCTTCTTCAATGAGATCAGGCAGCCCTCCCACCTTTGCGGCCAGGACTGGCACTCCTGCAGCCATGGCCTCCAAAACAACCATTGGGCAATTATCTTCCAGGGATGGAAGAGCCAGCAATGAAGCACTCTTCAGGTGAGTTTTTAGTTTCTCCCGATCAGCAAAACCACCGTACTCACACCAGGATCGGGTCGCAATGATCTCGAAGAATTCTTGCACATAGGGCTCCTCCTTGTTCGCCTGCCCCAGAAAGAGTAATTTGATTTTGTTCTTCGCGGCCCAGGAATCCAGCGCCTTAATAAAAGGATTTTGATTTTTTCGGTACGATATGTTCCCCACACACAGGACAGTCCTTGTTTCGTCTGGTGCGGTTTCGACATCAAAAAAGGATGCATCCACGGCATTTGGCACCAGCCAGGTTTTAGGTGCCAAACCCTTCACGGCCTCTTCGGTATAGTGAGTGATGCAAACCACCCCTTTGGTTTTTTGCAAAGCTATGTTCTCAAGTTGCGCCGCCAGCCAGTAAAATGACAGCGGTTTGGCTACATTGACCTGGGCAATCAATCGCATGTTTCCATGAATGGTCAGCACATTGGGAAATTTCGAAAAAACCGCACTCACCGCACACTCCCGTTCCGTCCCCTGCCCATGCACAATGTCGGGCCGGATGACTTTTAACCGGCGCCGCACGGCCCGCACGCATCCTTGATAGGACGTGCGCATCCATCCAAGCTTCGGCACATACAGGCTGTGAAAGAAAATATTTTCCGCCAGCTTCTCCGGCGATTTCACCGGCTTCTGCACGCACGATACCACGTGCACTTCCAATTCCGGCATCGCTGCAAAGCCTTGCAACAATGCCTCGGGCGCAGTTCCAAAGCCCGGCACCGGCACGTTGTAAGTCCCGTAGTGCTGGCGATTATCTGTTGTAATGACGGCAATCTTCATTTCAAAAATCTACGCAATATAATCCCGTCTCTGGCAACCACCGAAAATGCTGTCGTTTATTTAACCCGCGGTTGGAATTTCAAGACTCGCTCTCCTCCATCACCACGTGCGGAGAAGGACACCGAGTGGGTCAATGGCTTATCTGTTGCCTTCCACTCACTCCATGGGTAAGGCCATGGCGCGAAGAATACCATCATTGACTTCTTATCAGACATTTTTTCAGTAATCGCGCTAACTCGTGCTAGCAAAGCATTTCCCATTCCAGCCCGGAAACTGAAACTGATTTTGCCATTGGTTTAGGCAATCTTCTGAAAAACCCGATTGTGCCCCACTTGTAAAATTTCACGAAACCGCTTCGTGTCAATCTCCTGCGCCAACCGCGAAGGACCAGGATGCCCCCCCGTGGCGAACAGTGGCGGCCGATACGCCGTCGTCAATCCCGAATCATCCAACACAATCACACCCCCAGCCTTCACACTCTCGGAACAATTTTGCCAGTCCTGCAGCGCAATCTCGTAATCATGATTGCCATCAATGTAAATCAGGTCCCAACTTTGCGATTTGATCAATTCCTTCGCCGGGACATCGGTTGAATAAGCCTTGAGCAATATCGGTGCACGCAGCGAAAAATGCCGGAAGTTGGTCAGCGTATCTTCGTAATAATTGATCCCTTTATCATACTTCGAAACCGCATCGCCCGCCGTCGAGAATGGTGAAATGCCAAACACCGTGCACGGCACCCCTTTCAATCGCGCCAGCAGTGCCACCAAACTCGTCGTCTGCCCGCGATACACTCCGATCTCCAAAAAATTCGCTGGTTTCAAGGTTTCAAACAAGGAATACCACATCACATGCATGGCATCCTCGCCGAACCCCCGGCGATTCTGACTGAAATAAGTGCGATGCTCCCGGATTTCAGCCGGAAGGCGTTGATGAAAGAACCGAAAACACTCAAGATAAAAACCGGTGGGATCCTTTAAACTGCGCGGCCAATCGGCCTGGGTAAGACGCTCCGGAGCGGGCGTTTTCAACACCTGCTTTTTCATCCAGGCACTCGCCACCCGCCAGTAATGGGCATAAAGGAAGCCGGTTATCGACATGCTTAAAACGCTAACTTTAAAGGACAACCCTGTGAAAGCAAAAAACATCACTGCCACAACGGCGGATTGCCTCCATCCGCCAACAGGTCATCACAAACTTCGACCTATGCCCGGGAATCCTGGCCGCTCAACCACCATAACATGGGGACAACGATGCTTAAAATGCTTTCCGCAACGGGCAAGGTGAACTCCCAATTGCAGGAGAATCACGTACGGACGATATTTAAAAGTGAAGGTTTATGGATATCACTCCGCAGACTGTAAAAAGAAGGAGAGTCAAATCATGAAATATGTACTTTGTTTGGCCGGTCTTGCCGGCTTATTGACAGTAATCGGCTGCGAATCAGAACATCATGACCATGGCGGCCAGGGCGGGTATGGCAACGACACTTACTATGGCTCCGGTTACGGCCCTTCAGGAGACCGCTTCCGTGGCTACGATAAAGCCCCTCCACAATATCGAGAGGGCCAGTGGGACCGGGACTACCGGAACTATCCCCAGTAAAGTCCCGGATATTTCTCACCATTAAGCAGTGATACCCTGGACGCCAGCTAGCCTGCTTGCAACCGCTTAAAACACCTTGGATCAATAAAACCAGGGTGTTTGGCCGCTTCAGACTTCCAGCCCATTCTCTTTCCCTCAGCCAATCAGATGGAGGCATTCGGTTCCGATCACGGCTTGAACAGGCCATTTTCTTTCACGATTAGCCGCTCAATTGCATATTTTTGAAAGATTTGCCATTTCCGATACGTAGTTATTATGACAGCAGAGGCAAAATATTCCCGCACATGGCGGGCGCTGCTCACCAAATGAATAAATGCATAAGCACCAAACTTCATGCCTGGAAAGAAGTATGCTGGTTCCTTGCCAAGTCCCGTCAAAATTTCGAATTGAAAGACGTCGAAAGAACGGAACATTTGGAATTCTGCTCTGACGTGTGTACGGCTTATAACTACTCCCACTACTTTGAGACTCCCACCACGGCGGTTTTCCAACCGACCTGTCTCTCTGGCCCCAAACTAGAAACTTGACCGGCAACCTGTCCTAGGTAGTCAGACCGAAATCGATCGATGCCAAAAGTCAATTTGCAGACGCTTTCCTGAAACCGCGCGCCACCCTGGAATAGTTCTTATTAAAACGCGTCGACGCCCCTACTCCCAACCCTTTTGAACACTGCCTTCATGCTCAGCCAGAGAGTGATATTGTAACTTCGCTCACTGCCATTTCGAAAACCCTCAGGAACTCCCCCTCAAGAACGGGCCAATAACGGTAGAATTGTCTTTTTTGCAAAAGGAATGTCTCTAAAATGCCTGCTCACTTTTGAACTAAATCGGATCGAATGAATCGAAGCTGTTGTTGAATGGCGGCCAAACGAAAAATTGCCCTCTGCCTCGAATACCCGCTCGCCTTGCGCGGCGGCGTCAGCGTGCTCGTCGAAACCTTGCTGCAAGGCCTCGCGGCTCAATACGATCTGGTTCTCGTTTCCAGGGATTCCGAAAAGGACTTCTCCCGGCTCCCTGTTGCTTCATTTATCCAAAATCATTTCGAGTGGAATCCTGCCACGGTATCCCCCCGCACCTCCCGGACTCTGGCGGAACAACTCGCCCAGGCAGGAGTGCACCTGTCTCATTTTCATTTTGGCGGCAATTTCGGCTGGGGAAATCGTTTTATTGGCCATTGCCCCATCCCTTTCGTCCACTCCAAAGGAATCCAAGCGGTCAGCACCATACATTCCTTCAAGGGCTTGTTGGACGGTTATTGCGGCTCCCAGCGTGCCCTTATGGTCAAGCTCGCCATGCTGCCGCTGGCCTACGCTGGAAAGCTCCACGGGCTGTTCCATTTACGCCGCGAGATTGCCGTTTCCAAATCCAACTTTAACAAATTGCGCCGCGTCTATTGGCCCGCGCGGTCAAGGTTCGTCCAGATTTATCATTCGCGACTGAAGAGTGCTGACGCTCCGCCAAACAACCCGGTTCGCCAACCTCTCATCTTGAATGTCGGCCATCTGGCGGATGTCAAAGGGCAGGATGTGCTCGCCGAAGCCTTTGTGCAAATCGCACCAAAATATCCGGAATGGAAGTTGTGCCTTGTCGGTGACGTGCTGGAAGCAGAAATGGGCGAACGTATTAATGCACTCGCCCAAACTCACGGCCTGCAAAACCGCATTATCCTGGCTGGTCCACGGAACGATGTCCCTGAATTGATGGCCCAAGCCTCCATTTACGTGCAACCTTCGCGGAGCGAGGCATTGGGACTTGCTCTCCAGGAGGCCATGTTCTGCGGTTGTCCCACCATCGGCTCGCGGGTTGGCGGCATCCCTGAATTGATCCAGGACCAAAAAAATGGCTTGCTGGTCGAGCCTGGAAATCCAGCCCGCCTCGCCAAAGCGCTGGAAATGCTGATTCAAAACCCTGCATTACGTGAAAGCTATGGCCATGCGGCCAACACCTTCATTCGCGAAAGCGGCATGACCTATGAGGCGATGCTTGAGAGCCACCTCCACCTGTATGAATCCATCCTGGAAAAGAGCTGACGAGAAAATTGTCTTTTTTGCCGGAGCCATTCCATTAAATTATCTCCTTATTGTTGAAACAAATCGTCACCGGCCAACCTGAGATTGAACCGCACTGATTAAATGGCGCGCAGAAAAAACATTGCCCTCTGTCTCGAATATCAGTTGGCCTTGCGCGGGGGCGTCAGTGTGCTGGTGGAGAATTTATTGGCGGGCCTGGCGCCGCATTACGACCTGGTGCTGGTGTCCCGCGATTCCGCCAAAGAATTTGCCACGTCGCCCATGGCATCACTGGTTCAGCAACACTTCCACTGGGAATTAACCGCTGCTTCACCGATGACCGCGCGCGAACTGGCCGGCATTGGAGTCGACCTCGCGCATTTCCATCTCGGCGGCAATTACGGCTTTGGCAATCGTTATATTGGCCATTGCCCGATTCCCCTGCTCAACAAAAAAGGCATCCCCTGCTGTTCGACCGTGCATTCGGTCATTGATCCGCTGAATGGTTTTTGCGGGCCTGAGAAACCGCTCTGGTTCAAGCTCGCTTTGCTGCCAATCGCCTGGGCAGGCAAAATGCATTCTCTCCTGCACACGAAAAAGGAGATCGCCGTATCTCAACACGATCTGGCCAAACTGCAACGCTGGCATTTTCCGCTTAAAGGCAGGTATCTGCAAATCTACCACTCCCGTCTCAAACAAGCGCCGCTCGCTACCAATGAGCTGGCCAGAGAGTCGATCATATTGAATGTAGGGCACATCGCCTTTCCGAAAGGCCAGGTCGTGCTGGCGGAAGCCTTCACTCAAATCGCGGCCAAATATCCGGATTGGAAATTGTGTCTCATCGGGCATGTGGCTGAAAAGGAAGCTGCCGCCCGGGTCAGGGAAACAGCCAAAGCTCACAAGCTCGAAGATCGCATTCAGCTCGTCGGCGAGCGCCATGACGTCATGGATTGGATGACCCGCGCCGGCATTTACGTTCAGCCTTCATTTTTCGAGGCTCTCGGTCTGGCCCTGCAGGAAGCGATGTTCCGCGGCTGCCCTGCCATCGGTTCCCGCGTCGGCGGCATACCGGAGTTGATCGATCATCAGAAAACAGGTTTGCTGGTCGAACACAACAATGCTGCGGAACTGGCCCGTGCTCTGGAATCGCTCATTGCGAACTCCGCACTCCGCGAACAGTATGGCAAAGCGGGCGCGGTCTCAATTCGGGAACGGGGCATGACTTTCGAGGATATGGTCGCAAACCATATTCGTCTCTATGAATCCATCTTACAAAATGCCTAAAGAAAACTTTGTTGTCGCCACACCCGGCCGCTCGGTTTGCGACGACAATGCGCGCGCGCTGGAGCACCATGGGTTACTCCGTTTCCTGGCCCTGGCCACCCGCAACGGATCCAAAGGCATCCCCCCCGAGCGAACCCGCCTCAAACCCGCCGTCGGACTCGCCGCCTATGCCGCCGCACGCATGCTCTCCACTTTCGCCGCCGAATCCTTTCGCATGCGGTTGCACCCTTGGTTCGATCATTGGGTCAAAAAGCAACTGGAGCCGGGCAATCATATCATTTCCAGCTACGGCTATGTGAACGCTTCCTTCCAGTGGGTGCGCAAGCATGGCGGCAAAACCCTCCTCGATGGCGGCAACTCTCATCCTGAAAATTTCTGGACCATCCTAAGTGAAGAACATAAACGCTGGAATTGCCCTTACCCTCCCGTGGCCCGCCATCATTACGAACGCTCAATGGCAATGATGGAGCATGTCGATTATGTCCTCTCGCCCAGTTCCTTCGTGAGCCGCTCCTTTTTGGAACGTGGCTTCAAGCCTGAGCAAATGATCAGGAATATTTATCCGCTCGACCTCTCCTGCTTCAAACCGCCAACCGAAGGGAGGCCGAAGGACCGACCGCTGACAATAATTTCAACTGGGGCACTGTCCCTGCGAAAGGGTGCTCCATATATGCTTGAGGCGTTTAAAATTGTTCATCAAAAGCATCCCTCAGCCAGGTTCCGTCTAACGAACGTTGTTCAAAATAGTGCTGCTCCCATTTTAGAAAAATATCGTGACCTGCCAATCGATTGGGCTCCCAGCCTGCCGCATCCACAGCTAGCTCAGAGACTTCAGAATTCAGACATTTTTGTTCTCGCCTCTTTGGAGGAAGGATTGGCGAGGACAGCCTTGGAAGCCATGGCGTGCGGTGTACCGGTAATTTTAACACCAAATACTGGAGCAAATGATTTTGTTGAAGCAGGGAAAATCGGCGAAGTCGTACCTATCCGCGATCCCCAGGCGATCGCGGATGCAATCCTAAAATGGGGTGATCTGATTATGACAAGATCAACTCCTCCAACACGCATGTTTGATCC includes:
- a CDS encoding glycosyltransferase family 4 protein; the protein is MKIAVITTDNRQHYGTYNVPVPGFGTAPEALLQGFAAMPELEVHVVSCVQKPVKSPEKLAENIFFHSLYVPKLGWMRTSYQGCVRAVRRRLKVIRPDIVHGQGTERECAVSAVFSKFPNVLTIHGNMRLIAQVNVAKPLSFYWLAAQLENIALQKTKGVVCITHYTEEAVKGLAPKTWLVPNAVDASFFDVETAPDETRTVLCVGNISYRKNQNPFIKALDSWAAKNKIKLLFLGQANKEEPYVQEFFEIIATRSWCEYGGFADREKLKTHLKSASLLALPSLEDNCPMVVLEAMAAGVPVLAAKVGGLPDLIEEGGNGLFMDPTDVSSMEQGVAKMLTDAGLAKSLAVNAKRIAREKYHPSIIARRHVEIYREVLGK
- a CDS encoding class I SAM-dependent methyltransferase, with the protein product MSITGFLYAHYWRVASAWMKKQVLKTPAPERLTQADWPRSLKDPTGFYLECFRFFHQRLPAEIREHRTYFSQNRRGFGEDAMHVMWYSLFETLKPANFLEIGVYRGQTTSLVALLARLKGVPCTVFGISPFSTAGDAVSKYDKGINYYEDTLTNFRHFSLRAPILLKAYSTDVPAKELIKSQSWDLIYIDGNHDYEIALQDWQNCSESVKAGGVIVLDDSGLTTAYRPPLFATGGHPGPSRLAQEIDTKRFREILQVGHNRVFQKIA
- a CDS encoding glycosyltransferase family 4 protein, which translates into the protein MAAKRKIALCLEYPLALRGGVSVLVETLLQGLAAQYDLVLVSRDSEKDFSRLPVASFIQNHFEWNPATVSPRTSRTLAEQLAQAGVHLSHFHFGGNFGWGNRFIGHCPIPFVHSKGIQAVSTIHSFKGLLDGYCGSQRALMVKLAMLPLAYAGKLHGLFHLRREIAVSKSNFNKLRRVYWPARSRFVQIYHSRLKSADAPPNNPVRQPLILNVGHLADVKGQDVLAEAFVQIAPKYPEWKLCLVGDVLEAEMGERINALAQTHGLQNRIILAGPRNDVPELMAQASIYVQPSRSEALGLALQEAMFCGCPTIGSRVGGIPELIQDQKNGLLVEPGNPARLAKALEMLIQNPALRESYGHAANTFIRESGMTYEAMLESHLHLYESILEKS
- a CDS encoding glycosyltransferase family 4 protein, whose protein sequence is MARRKNIALCLEYQLALRGGVSVLVENLLAGLAPHYDLVLVSRDSAKEFATSPMASLVQQHFHWELTAASPMTARELAGIGVDLAHFHLGGNYGFGNRYIGHCPIPLLNKKGIPCCSTVHSVIDPLNGFCGPEKPLWFKLALLPIAWAGKMHSLLHTKKEIAVSQHDLAKLQRWHFPLKGRYLQIYHSRLKQAPLATNELARESIILNVGHIAFPKGQVVLAEAFTQIAAKYPDWKLCLIGHVAEKEAAARVRETAKAHKLEDRIQLVGERHDVMDWMTRAGIYVQPSFFEALGLALQEAMFRGCPAIGSRVGGIPELIDHQKTGLLVEHNNAAELARALESLIANSALREQYGKAGAVSIRERGMTFEDMVANHIRLYESILQNA
- a CDS encoding glycosyltransferase family 4 protein → MPKENFVVATPGRSVCDDNARALEHHGLLRFLALATRNGSKGIPPERTRLKPAVGLAAYAAARMLSTFAAESFRMRLHPWFDHWVKKQLEPGNHIISSYGYVNASFQWVRKHGGKTLLDGGNSHPENFWTILSEEHKRWNCPYPPVARHHYERSMAMMEHVDYVLSPSSFVSRSFLERGFKPEQMIRNIYPLDLSCFKPPTEGRPKDRPLTIISTGALSLRKGAPYMLEAFKIVHQKHPSARFRLTNVVQNSAAPILEKYRDLPIDWAPSLPHPQLAQRLQNSDIFVLASLEEGLARTALEAMACGVPVILTPNTGANDFVEAGKIGEVVPIRDPQAIADAILKWGDLIMTRSTPPTRMFDPNLISFESFEADFISQLADRGVLNSPA